One genomic window of Halococcus sediminicola includes the following:
- a CDS encoding YhbY family RNA-binding protein: MTDERTLKERAHGVDATLRVGKGGIGSVVGELDNQLDDRELVKVKFLRAARSAATTDELAHDLAERANAEVVETRGNTATYH; encoded by the coding sequence ATGACCGACGAACGAACGCTCAAAGAGCGCGCCCACGGCGTCGATGCCACGCTGCGGGTCGGAAAGGGCGGTATCGGGAGCGTCGTCGGGGAGCTCGACAACCAACTCGACGACCGCGAACTGGTCAAAGTCAAATTCCTCCGGGCGGCCCGCAGTGCGGCGACGACCGACGAACTCGCCCACGACCTCGCCGAGCGGGCGAACGCCGAGGTGGTGGAAACGCGCGGCAACACGGCGACCTACCACTGA